Proteins encoded within one genomic window of Candidatus Caldatribacterium sp.:
- a CDS encoding flagellar FliJ family protein yields MKGYQFRLQKVLDTCRLREELIEVKLAELERLAEFQRERLKSIEEEERALLSERRAMREKNGSIALEEEMFYENCLEALRLRIERMKMYLRQIEEQIRQTREELVAAAMERKVMEKLREKDYESFRIEVERNNQKALDEIAVQRYTRWEDLCSEA; encoded by the coding sequence ATGAAGGGGTACCAGTTTCGGCTCCAGAAGGTCCTCGATACCTGCCGGCTCAGGGAAGAGCTCATAGAGGTGAAACTTGCCGAACTTGAGCGTCTTGCCGAATTCCAGAGGGAACGCCTGAAGAGTATAGAGGAAGAAGAAAGGGCGCTCCTTTCCGAGCGCCGGGCCATGCGGGAGAAAAACGGGTCCATTGCCTTGGAAGAGGAGATGTTCTACGAGAATTGCCTCGAGGCGCTTCGTCTCCGCATTGAGCGGATGAAGATGTACCTTCGCCAGATCGAAGAGCAAATTCGCCAGACTCGGGAGGAACTCGTGGCTGCAGCCATGGAACGGAAGGTTATGGAAAAGCTCCGGGAGAAGGACTACGAAAGCTTCAGGATTGAGGTGGAGCGCAACAACCAGAAGGCCCTCGATGAGATTGCCGTGCAGCGCTACACGAGGTGGGAGGATTTGTGTTCGGAAGCGTAG
- the fliI gene encoding flagellar protein export ATPase FliI: MWKVARIRERLREIETLRVNGRVVQSVGIVVEAQGPSCSVGEVCAIRSREGGREILAEVVGFRGERTLLMPLGDRNGIELGSEVVALGKRGKAKVGMGLLGRVLNALGEPIDGKGPIEAETEYPLECDPPNPLSRRRIREVLPLGIRAIDAALTCGKGQRVGIFAGSGVGKSTLLGMIARRAQSEVNVIALVGERGREVKEFIERDLKEEGLRRSCIVVATSDQAPLLRIKAAFCATAIAEYFRDRGKDVLFMMDSVTRLAMAQRELGLAVGEPPTTRGYTPSVFTMLPRLMERTGNFAQGTITALYTVLVEGDDMNDPIADTVRSILDGHIVLSRKLSFSGHYPAIDILQSVSRLMPDITTPRHQAMAQKLREVLSVYQDAEDLINIGAYERGSNPRIDYALSMIDRVREFLRQGIDEPAPFEETMRRLEELFGEVIG, from the coding sequence ATGTGGAAAGTGGCGAGGATTCGGGAACGCCTGAGAGAAATTGAGACTCTCCGGGTGAACGGGAGAGTCGTCCAGTCCGTTGGGATTGTCGTTGAGGCCCAGGGACCATCCTGCAGCGTCGGAGAGGTTTGCGCCATCCGCTCCCGGGAGGGAGGGCGGGAGATCCTCGCAGAGGTTGTGGGCTTCCGGGGAGAGCGAACACTCCTCATGCCCCTTGGAGACCGAAACGGCATTGAACTGGGGAGTGAAGTCGTCGCCTTGGGGAAAAGAGGAAAAGCCAAAGTGGGCATGGGTCTTCTGGGAAGGGTCCTCAATGCTTTGGGGGAGCCCATCGATGGCAAGGGACCAATTGAAGCTGAAACCGAGTACCCTCTTGAGTGCGATCCGCCCAATCCCCTTTCTCGCCGGCGGATTCGAGAGGTGCTTCCTCTTGGTATCCGGGCCATTGACGCGGCTTTAACCTGTGGCAAGGGGCAGAGGGTTGGAATCTTTGCGGGGAGTGGCGTGGGGAAGAGCACCCTCCTTGGCATGATCGCTCGACGGGCTCAAAGCGAAGTCAACGTCATTGCCCTTGTGGGTGAGCGGGGGAGAGAGGTCAAGGAGTTCATCGAGCGGGACCTCAAAGAGGAAGGGTTGAGGCGGAGCTGCATCGTTGTGGCCACCTCAGACCAGGCCCCCCTCCTGCGTATCAAGGCCGCTTTCTGTGCCACAGCGATTGCGGAGTACTTTCGGGACAGAGGAAAAGACGTGCTCTTCATGATGGATTCGGTGACCCGTCTTGCCATGGCCCAGCGGGAGCTGGGGCTTGCCGTTGGTGAGCCCCCCACAACCCGTGGGTACACCCCTTCGGTCTTCACCATGCTCCCCCGCCTCATGGAGCGGACTGGAAACTTTGCCCAGGGGACCATCACCGCTTTGTACACGGTTCTCGTCGAAGGGGACGACATGAACGACCCAATTGCCGATACTGTCCGTTCTATCCTCGACGGCCACATTGTCCTTTCCCGGAAACTCTCTTTCTCTGGCCACTACCCGGCTATTGATATCCTTCAGAGCGTGAGCCGTCTCATGCCCGATATCACCACTCCTCGTCACCAGGCTATGGCGCAGAAACTCAGAGAGGTTCTTTCGGTGTACCAGGATGCGGAGGATCTCATAAACATCGGTGCCTATGAGCGAGGATCGAACCCTCGAATTGATTATGCCCTTTCGATGATCGACCGGGTTCGGGAATTCCTCCGCCAGGGGATTGATGAACCTGCTCCTTTTGAGGAAACCATGCGGCGACTTGAGGAACTCTTCGGGGAGGTTATCGGATGA